The genomic DNA ATGTATTGTCTTATTATTTATTTTGCTGCCCTTTTCTTTTATGACATTCTTTTTATTTTTTAATAACCAATCAGAAAACTCTGATTTAAAAATGGTGCGTGCCAGTGCTTCTCAGCCTTTAGTGTTAAATGGCATTGTGCAATCGGACTATCAAAAAGTGATTGTAAATCAAACAACGTTAGGAGAAGTTAAAAAAATTGAGGTTGTAGATGGACAATCTGTAAAAATAAATGACCCACTTCTCACTTACCACAATGCTGCTAAAGCCCACCAAATCAACTTTCTTTCTCATCTTATCCAACAAAATCGAAATCCTTCCAACACCTTAAACTATCGTGCTCAGATTGCTCAACTCCAAGAGCAACAAAACACAACAATCAAATCTCCCTTTGAAGGAATCGTGCATTTGCACAAACATTTTCCGAGTTTCCAGAATGAAAAAATACTTGAGGTTTATTCCAAAAAACAGCACCTATCATTTATAGTTCCGGAAAATTTGTATACGAAGATCAAAGTTAATCAGCCTGTATCTGTCAAGAAAGTTTTTGATACCAAAACTTACAAAGGCACGGTGACTTCTATATCTTCAGTACCTACCACTTCTGATAATTCTTCCAGTTTTTCCACCTATTCTTTCAATGTTAAAACAGCTGAAAACTTTCCTATTGGTACACACTTCACTTTACAAATCGAACAATCACGTATCGTCTTACCCCAAGACACACTTTTTGACCGTAATTCTGTTGTTATAAATAAAAATGGAAAATTCATTAAACGAATAATAAATTATGATAGAATAAATGAGCAACTTTTAATTGATAAAGGTGTTTTTATTGGAGAAAAAGTTGTTAGAAATCCAAATGCAAATATTTTAGAACCAAGTTAAACATGATATTTATCATTTTTTTACATTTTATTGCAATTTTTAGTTATTTAAAGGGAATAGTGGGTAAAAGAGCATTATATAAGAAGTTATATTGTAGAGAATGAATAAGCGTCATTTCATTTAAGATTGTTCTACAGATATCTTTCTTATTTTACAATTTTGCACCAATTAGATATGCTGTAATAAATAATTGCACGCGAAATAAATTAAATATAAATTATAATCGCATATTATTATGGTGTAAGATAGACTTTGTTTGCTATAATATAAAGTGAGCACTGGATTAATTCATTGATATTTATAGCATATATGCGTATTATGATTTGAGTTAATCTTTTAAGGGTTATACAAATGGGAGGTTATGAGAATGGCTGTTACAAGAGTCAAAGATTGTTTTGAATTATTATCCATGGTTACTTATGCCGATAGATTGAAAAGTGTGATTAAAAAGGAGTTCAAAATTAGTTTTGAAGAATTCGCTGTTTTAACACACTTAAGCTATCGTATTGAAGAGGAATACTACTTGAAAGATATTATTAACAACTTGAATTACAAACAACCTCAAGTTGTTAAAGCTGTTAAAAATTTATCTCAAGAAGGTTATTTCGATAAGCGTCGTAATGAAAACGATGAGCGTACAGTACTTATATTGATTAATGATGAACAACGCGAAAAAATTAATGCTTTATTAGAACGTGTGAATGAAACAATCAAATCTACTGATATTAGACCGCAATAAGAATTTACATCACTGATTTTTCATAGATCATTCATCTTAATATGGGGAAAGTCTCAACACAAATGAGATTAATTAAATTAAAAACCACTCACAAAATCGACCATTTCTCATATGGTTGTACTTAGGATGAGTGGTTTTTAGGATACCTATCATCTCGCACTGCTACACTCCATTTTCCAACTCTCTTTATTACGTGCAGTGCTTATCTATTTCTACCACTTAATTTAAATGAAGCTTCACACAGTCCTCGTTTTAAAAAAAGTGAATAAAGCGAATGAACCGTCACGTTCATTGTTTTACTCACTCTTTTTAATCACTTTTTATGATTTTATCTTTTCCATTTAATACGCGTTAAATATGTGAATCTTATGATTTCGTTCTTGATGATAATTCAATGGTGTAAAAAATAATCAAGACGAGAATCATCACCCATATCGCTATGGAGATTAATTGTGCTGCTTGTCCATCAGAAATAATAACATCAATCGTCTTTTGCAGTAATAGTAAACCGATACCAGTGTACTCAAGATGTTTTAAATACAGGCCTATACCCATAATTATTAACCCAATAAAAGCTACAGCCATATGTGCATATTGTGTAACGACATGAATACCTAAATTAAAATCGAAGGCATTCATCATAATTAAAACAAACGCAACGAGTGCTAAAACGACGCCGATATAACTTTCGAATTTATTGCGATATAAATAATTTTTATGCATGATACGCATATAAATAATAATTGAAATGGGTAAAATAATTAAAATATAAACTAGTGATAAGCCTGTTGCCGCACCAAATGCAACGAGCTGTTTGTCATATAGATATGAAATCAAGATAAAATTGATAATAAAAAACACCACTGGATTAAACTGTAGTGTAAACAAATTCTTTTGAATAATTAATATAATTTCAGCAGGTGATTTCTGGCGATACTCAATGTAATCTTTATCTTCCGCTTCTGATTTTTGAATATCTTTCCTTAAATTTTCTTTTACATCATCAATCAAATGCGGAGAAACACCTTTATGCTTCAAATAATCTTCTACATTCTCTAGCAAAGTACGATTATTGACTCTCATATAATCCTCCGTCTCACTTAATACATAATCATATTATATTAGAAACCTAACGTATACGCCACCAACAATTTAGTGAAGTCTTATTTGAGTTACTGTCCTTTTGATCGTTATGCTCAAAAATAATATTGATTACAAAGTCTATAAAATAAAAAGGAACGAGGCAGAAATCATTTTGATTTCATTGCCCCGCCCCGGCAAGGTCATGTACAAAAGACATCTTTAAAGGATACCTTTTACGATTAAGCTTCTAAATCAATGCGATAAAGTTTTAAGTGCTGATCTTTTGGATTTTCAGATGCAAATTGATAAGATACTTTACCATCTACCACGTAACCATTATTTCCTGTTACAGAATTATAATGTGCACGTGTAATCGCTTTTTGGCTAACTTCTTTTTTTACATCCTCATAACTTGGTCCGTTGAGCGCTTGGTAACTCATACTAA from Staphylococcus schleiferi includes the following:
- a CDS encoding efflux RND transporter periplasmic adaptor subunit, translating into MTKKLICIVLLFILLPFSFMTFFLFFNNQSENSDLKMVRASASQPLVLNGIVQSDYQKVIVNQTTLGEVKKIEVVDGQSVKINDPLLTYHNAAKAHQINFLSHLIQQNRNPSNTLNYRAQIAQLQEQQNTTIKSPFEGIVHLHKHFPSFQNEKILEVYSKKQHLSFIVPENLYTKIKVNQPVSVKKVFDTKTYKGTVTSISSVPTTSDNSSSFSTYSFNVKTAENFPIGTHFTLQIEQSRIVLPQDTLFDRNSVVINKNGKFIKRIINYDRINEQLLIDKGVFIGEKVVRNPNANILEPS
- the sarA gene encoding global transcriptional regulator SarA, translated to MAVTRVKDCFELLSMVTYADRLKSVIKKEFKISFEEFAVLTHLSYRIEEEYYLKDIINNLNYKQPQVVKAVKNLSQEGYFDKRRNENDERTVLILINDEQREKINALLERVNETIKSTDIRPQ